A genomic region of Hippoglossus hippoglossus isolate fHipHip1 chromosome 8, fHipHip1.pri, whole genome shotgun sequence contains the following coding sequences:
- the cdc27 gene encoding cell division cycle protein 27 homolog isoform X4, with protein sequence MTVLQEPVQAAVWQALNHYAYLDAVFLAERLYAEVRSEEALYLLATCYYRSGKPYKAYRLLKAHSCSTPQVRFLLAKCCVELSKLAEGEQVLIGGVLNKQKSQDDIITEFGDSASFTLSLLGHIYCKTDRVAKGAECFQRSSTLNPFLWSPFQNLCHLGEKPDPDQVFRLSSLQISSIAPPPPSVSPAQNPSHRLDTALMETPQDTLELNRLNLESSNGKLTSDMSVSYIDSSLISPETGSLLGNTVSMASAGSLLAKQNKPKSGRSLLGGPAALSPLTPSFGILPLDPSPGDPTYLQNYSATMETQTTGPNKKSVSRISQSKSVFSQSGNSRDVLPIPFNQSQTSAPHTSGSPQVLSPSMSGPPNVQPRRSSRLFTSASSTAKENSKKLKMKFPTKIPNRKTKCKSTKTSNSSNLNESLDILRLDPGLSLPDTKIQHQRAAADSVMALLRELGRGYQALCSYNCKEAINILTSLPPQHYNTGWVLTHIGRAYFELAEYTQAERVFSEVRRIESFRVEGMEIYSTTLWHLQKDVALSALSKDLTDMDKNCPEAWCVAGNCFSLQREHDIAIKFFQRAIQVDPGFAYAYTLLGHEFVLTEELDRALACFRNAIRVNNRHYNAWYGLGMIYYKQEKFNLAEIHFKKALSINPQSSVLLCHIGVVQHALKKSDAALETLNRAIGIDPKNPLCKFHRASILFANDKYKAALQELEELKQIVPKESLVYFLIGKVYKKLGHTHLALMNFSWAMDLDPKGANNQIKEAIDKRYLPEDEAEVDDSQDSSIMTDADDTQLHTAESDDVL encoded by the exons ATGACGGTGCTGCAGGAACCGGTCCAG GCTGCTGTGTGGCAGGCTTTGAACCACTACGCCTACCTGGATGCTGTTTTCCTTGCGGAGAGACTTTACGCTGAAG tgaggtcagaggaggCCCTCTACCTGTTGGCAACATGTTATTACCGCTCGGGGAAACCCTACAAGGCGTACCGGTTGCTGAAGGCACACAGCTGCTCCACACCGCAGGTTCGATTCCTTTTGGCAAAATGCTGCGTGGAACTGAGCAA gctCGCTGAAGGTGAGCAGGTTTTGATCGGTGGCGTGCTGAACAAACAGAAGAGtcaagatgacatcatcacagaaTTTGGAGACTCCGCCTCCTTCACGCTATCGTTGCTGGGACATATTTACTG TAAGACAGATCGTGTTGCCAAAGGTGCAGAGTGTTTCCAGAGAAGTTCAACTCTTAATCCGTTCCTCTGGTCGCCTTTCCAGAACCTCTGTCACCTAG GAGAGAAACCAGATCCAGATCAGGTCTTCAGGTTGTCCTCACTACAGATCTCTTCTATAGCCCCACCCCCTCCATCTGTTAGTCCCGCCCAGAACCCGTCCCACCGCCTAGACACCGCCCTAATGGAGACGCCACAGGACACACTG GAGTTGAATCGTTTGAACCTAGAATCTTCTAATGGAAAGCTGACATCTGATATGTCAGTTTCTTACATTGACTCCTCCCTTATCTCCCCGGAAACTGGCTCCCTACTGGGTAACACTGTTTCTATGGCATCAGCTGGCTCCTTATTGGCTAAACAGAACAAACCCAAGAGTGGGAGGAGTTTACTGGGGGGACCTGCTGCACTCAGCCCGCTGACGCCCAG tttTGGAATCCTTCCCCTGGATCCCAGCCCAGGAGACCCCACATATCTACAAAACTATTCAGCTACCATGGAAACACAAACTACAGGTCCCAACAAGAAG tctgtctcccGGATCAGTCAGTCAAAGTCTGTCTTCAGTCAGAGTGGCAACAGCAGAGACGTTCTTCCCATTCCCTTCAACCAATCCCAGACCTCCGCACCACACACCAG tggcTCTCCTCAGGTGCTCAGTCCCAGTATGTCTGGTCCTCCAAATGTTCAACCCAGGAGAAGCTCAAGACTCTTCACCAGTGCCAGCTCCACTGCCAAG GAGAACAGTAAGAAGTTAAAGATGAAGTTTCCAACAAAAATTccaaacagaaaaactaaatgtaaatcAACCAAGACGTCAAACAGCAGCAACCTGAACGAGAGTCTGGACATCCTGAGACTGGATCCTGGTCTGAGTCTACCTGACACCAAGATCCAGCaccaaagagctgctgcag ACAGCGTCATGGCGTTGCTACGGGAACTGGGGCGCGGTTACCAGGCGCTGTGCTCCTACAACTGCAAAGAAGCCATCAACATCCTGACGTCCCTCCCCCCCCAGCACTACAACACCGGCTGGGTCCTCACCCACATCGGCAGGGCTTACTTTGAGCTGGCTGAGTACACACAG GCGGAGCGTGTGTTTAGCGAGGTTCGCAGGATCGAGTCGTTCAGAGTCGAGGGGATGGAGATTTATTCAACGACTCTGTGGCACCTGCAGAAAGACGTTGCTCTGTCTGCGCTTTCCAAAGACCTGACGGACATGGACAAGAACTGTCCTGAG gccTGGTGTGTTGCAGGAAACTGCTTCAGCCTGCAGCGGGAACATGACATCGCCATAAAGTTCTTCCAGAGAGCGATCCAG gtTGACCCAGGCTTTGCGTATGCTTACACTCTGTTGGGTCATGAGTTTGTTTTGACCGAGGAGTTGGACCGAGCACTCGCCTGCTTCCGAAATGCCATCAGAGTCAACAACCGACACTACAACGCATG gtacGGTCTCGGGATGATTTACTACAAACAGGAGAAGTTCAATTTGGCAGAAATCCATTTCAAGAAAGCTTTGAGCATCAACCCTCAGAGCTCCGTGCTGCTCTGCCACATCGGAGTT gtgcaGCATGCGTTGAAGAAGTCTGATGCAGCTTTAGAAACTCTGAATCGAGCGATCGGGATTGATCCCAAAAACCCGCTCTGCAAATTCCACAGAGCATCGATATTGTTCGCCAACGACAAGTACAAG gcggCTCTTCAGGAGTTGGAGGAGTTGAAGCAGATTGTTCCTAAAGAGTCTCTGGTTTACTTTCTCATAGGAAAG gtgtaTAAGAAGCTGGGACACACCCACCTGGCTCTCATGAACTTCAGCTGGGCGATGGATCTGGATCCTAAAGGAGCAAATAACCAGATCAAAGAAGCCATTGATAAAAGATACCTGCCCGAGGACGAAG CGGAGGTGGACGACAGTCAGGACAGCAGCATCATGACGGACGCTGACGACACGCAGCTCCACACGGCTGAGAGTGATGATGTCCTTTAG
- the cdc27 gene encoding cell division cycle protein 27 homolog isoform X3 — MTVLQEPVQAAVWQALNHYAYLDAVFLAERLYAEVRSEEALYLLATCYYRSGKPYKAYRLLKAHSCSTPQVRFLLAKCCVELSKLAEGEQVLIGGVLNKQKSQDDIITEFGDSASFTLSLLGHIYCKTDRVAKGAECFQRSSTLNPFLWSPFQNLCHLGEKPDPDQVFRLSSLQISSIAPPPPSVSPAQNPSHRLDTALMETPQDTLELNRLNLESSNGKLTSDMSVSYIDSSLISPETGSLLGNTVSMASAGSLLAKQNKPKSGRSLLGGPAALSPLTPSFGILPLDPSPGDPTYLQNYSATMETQTTGPNKKSVSRISQSKSVFSQSGNSRDVLPIPFNQSQTSAPHTSGSPQVLSPSMSGPPNVQPRRSSRLFTSASSTAKENSKKLKMKFPTKIPNRKTKCKSTKTSNSSNLNESLDILRLDPGLSLPDTKIQHQRAAADSVMALLRELGRGYQALCSYNCKEAINILTSLPPQHYNTGWVLTHIGRAYFELAEYTQAERVFSEVRRIESFRVEGMEIYSTTLWHLQKDVALSALSKDLTDMDKNCPEAWCVAGNCFSLQREHDIAIKFFQRAIQVDPGFAYAYTLLGHEFVLTEELDRALACFRNAIRVNNRHYNAWYGLGMIYYKQEKFNLAEIHFKKALSINPQSSVLLCHIGVVQHALKKSDAALETLNRAIGIDPKNPLCKFHRASILFANDKYKAALQELEELKQIVPKESLVYFLIGKVYKKLGHTHLALMNFSWAMDLDPKGANNQIKEAIDKRYLPEDEAAEVDDSQDSSIMTDADDTQLHTAESDDVL, encoded by the exons ATGACGGTGCTGCAGGAACCGGTCCAG GCTGCTGTGTGGCAGGCTTTGAACCACTACGCCTACCTGGATGCTGTTTTCCTTGCGGAGAGACTTTACGCTGAAG tgaggtcagaggaggCCCTCTACCTGTTGGCAACATGTTATTACCGCTCGGGGAAACCCTACAAGGCGTACCGGTTGCTGAAGGCACACAGCTGCTCCACACCGCAGGTTCGATTCCTTTTGGCAAAATGCTGCGTGGAACTGAGCAA gctCGCTGAAGGTGAGCAGGTTTTGATCGGTGGCGTGCTGAACAAACAGAAGAGtcaagatgacatcatcacagaaTTTGGAGACTCCGCCTCCTTCACGCTATCGTTGCTGGGACATATTTACTG TAAGACAGATCGTGTTGCCAAAGGTGCAGAGTGTTTCCAGAGAAGTTCAACTCTTAATCCGTTCCTCTGGTCGCCTTTCCAGAACCTCTGTCACCTAG GAGAGAAACCAGATCCAGATCAGGTCTTCAGGTTGTCCTCACTACAGATCTCTTCTATAGCCCCACCCCCTCCATCTGTTAGTCCCGCCCAGAACCCGTCCCACCGCCTAGACACCGCCCTAATGGAGACGCCACAGGACACACTG GAGTTGAATCGTTTGAACCTAGAATCTTCTAATGGAAAGCTGACATCTGATATGTCAGTTTCTTACATTGACTCCTCCCTTATCTCCCCGGAAACTGGCTCCCTACTGGGTAACACTGTTTCTATGGCATCAGCTGGCTCCTTATTGGCTAAACAGAACAAACCCAAGAGTGGGAGGAGTTTACTGGGGGGACCTGCTGCACTCAGCCCGCTGACGCCCAG tttTGGAATCCTTCCCCTGGATCCCAGCCCAGGAGACCCCACATATCTACAAAACTATTCAGCTACCATGGAAACACAAACTACAGGTCCCAACAAGAAG tctgtctcccGGATCAGTCAGTCAAAGTCTGTCTTCAGTCAGAGTGGCAACAGCAGAGACGTTCTTCCCATTCCCTTCAACCAATCCCAGACCTCCGCACCACACACCAG tggcTCTCCTCAGGTGCTCAGTCCCAGTATGTCTGGTCCTCCAAATGTTCAACCCAGGAGAAGCTCAAGACTCTTCACCAGTGCCAGCTCCACTGCCAAG GAGAACAGTAAGAAGTTAAAGATGAAGTTTCCAACAAAAATTccaaacagaaaaactaaatgtaaatcAACCAAGACGTCAAACAGCAGCAACCTGAACGAGAGTCTGGACATCCTGAGACTGGATCCTGGTCTGAGTCTACCTGACACCAAGATCCAGCaccaaagagctgctgcag ACAGCGTCATGGCGTTGCTACGGGAACTGGGGCGCGGTTACCAGGCGCTGTGCTCCTACAACTGCAAAGAAGCCATCAACATCCTGACGTCCCTCCCCCCCCAGCACTACAACACCGGCTGGGTCCTCACCCACATCGGCAGGGCTTACTTTGAGCTGGCTGAGTACACACAG GCGGAGCGTGTGTTTAGCGAGGTTCGCAGGATCGAGTCGTTCAGAGTCGAGGGGATGGAGATTTATTCAACGACTCTGTGGCACCTGCAGAAAGACGTTGCTCTGTCTGCGCTTTCCAAAGACCTGACGGACATGGACAAGAACTGTCCTGAG gccTGGTGTGTTGCAGGAAACTGCTTCAGCCTGCAGCGGGAACATGACATCGCCATAAAGTTCTTCCAGAGAGCGATCCAG gtTGACCCAGGCTTTGCGTATGCTTACACTCTGTTGGGTCATGAGTTTGTTTTGACCGAGGAGTTGGACCGAGCACTCGCCTGCTTCCGAAATGCCATCAGAGTCAACAACCGACACTACAACGCATG gtacGGTCTCGGGATGATTTACTACAAACAGGAGAAGTTCAATTTGGCAGAAATCCATTTCAAGAAAGCTTTGAGCATCAACCCTCAGAGCTCCGTGCTGCTCTGCCACATCGGAGTT gtgcaGCATGCGTTGAAGAAGTCTGATGCAGCTTTAGAAACTCTGAATCGAGCGATCGGGATTGATCCCAAAAACCCGCTCTGCAAATTCCACAGAGCATCGATATTGTTCGCCAACGACAAGTACAAG gcggCTCTTCAGGAGTTGGAGGAGTTGAAGCAGATTGTTCCTAAAGAGTCTCTGGTTTACTTTCTCATAGGAAAG gtgtaTAAGAAGCTGGGACACACCCACCTGGCTCTCATGAACTTCAGCTGGGCGATGGATCTGGATCCTAAAGGAGCAAATAACCAGATCAAAGAAGCCATTGATAAAAGATACCTGCCCGAGGACGAAG CAGCGGAGGTGGACGACAGTCAGGACAGCAGCATCATGACGGACGCTGACGACACGCAGCTCCACACGGCTGAGAGTGATGATGTCCTTTAG
- the cdc27 gene encoding cell division cycle protein 27 homolog isoform X2, whose product MTVLQEPVQAAVWQALNHYAYLDAVFLAERLYAEVRSEEALYLLATCYYRSGKPYKAYRLLKAHSCSTPQVRFLLAKCCVELSKLAEGEQVLIGGVLNKQKSQDDIITEFGDSASFTLSLLGHIYCKTDRVAKGAECFQRSSTLNPFLWSPFQNLCHLGEKPDPDQVFRLSSLQISSIAPPPPSVSPAQNPSHRLDTALMETPQDTLELNRLNLESSNGKLTSDMSVSYIDSSLISPETGSLLGNTVSMASAGSLLAKQNKPKSGRSLLGGPAALSPLTPSFGILPLDPSPGDPTYLQNYSATMETQTTGPNKKSVSRISQSKSVFSQSGNSRDVLPIPFNQSQTSAPHTRCSVPVCLTTCLSVSGSPQVLSPSMSGPPNVQPRRSSRLFTSASSTAKENSKKLKMKFPTKIPNRKTKCKSTKTSNSSNLNESLDILRLDPGLSLPDTKIQHQRAAADSVMALLRELGRGYQALCSYNCKEAINILTSLPPQHYNTGWVLTHIGRAYFELAEYTQAERVFSEVRRIESFRVEGMEIYSTTLWHLQKDVALSALSKDLTDMDKNCPEAWCVAGNCFSLQREHDIAIKFFQRAIQVDPGFAYAYTLLGHEFVLTEELDRALACFRNAIRVNNRHYNAWYGLGMIYYKQEKFNLAEIHFKKALSINPQSSVLLCHIGVVQHALKKSDAALETLNRAIGIDPKNPLCKFHRASILFANDKYKAALQELEELKQIVPKESLVYFLIGKVYKKLGHTHLALMNFSWAMDLDPKGANNQIKEAIDKRYLPEDEAEVDDSQDSSIMTDADDTQLHTAESDDVL is encoded by the exons ATGACGGTGCTGCAGGAACCGGTCCAG GCTGCTGTGTGGCAGGCTTTGAACCACTACGCCTACCTGGATGCTGTTTTCCTTGCGGAGAGACTTTACGCTGAAG tgaggtcagaggaggCCCTCTACCTGTTGGCAACATGTTATTACCGCTCGGGGAAACCCTACAAGGCGTACCGGTTGCTGAAGGCACACAGCTGCTCCACACCGCAGGTTCGATTCCTTTTGGCAAAATGCTGCGTGGAACTGAGCAA gctCGCTGAAGGTGAGCAGGTTTTGATCGGTGGCGTGCTGAACAAACAGAAGAGtcaagatgacatcatcacagaaTTTGGAGACTCCGCCTCCTTCACGCTATCGTTGCTGGGACATATTTACTG TAAGACAGATCGTGTTGCCAAAGGTGCAGAGTGTTTCCAGAGAAGTTCAACTCTTAATCCGTTCCTCTGGTCGCCTTTCCAGAACCTCTGTCACCTAG GAGAGAAACCAGATCCAGATCAGGTCTTCAGGTTGTCCTCACTACAGATCTCTTCTATAGCCCCACCCCCTCCATCTGTTAGTCCCGCCCAGAACCCGTCCCACCGCCTAGACACCGCCCTAATGGAGACGCCACAGGACACACTG GAGTTGAATCGTTTGAACCTAGAATCTTCTAATGGAAAGCTGACATCTGATATGTCAGTTTCTTACATTGACTCCTCCCTTATCTCCCCGGAAACTGGCTCCCTACTGGGTAACACTGTTTCTATGGCATCAGCTGGCTCCTTATTGGCTAAACAGAACAAACCCAAGAGTGGGAGGAGTTTACTGGGGGGACCTGCTGCACTCAGCCCGCTGACGCCCAG tttTGGAATCCTTCCCCTGGATCCCAGCCCAGGAGACCCCACATATCTACAAAACTATTCAGCTACCATGGAAACACAAACTACAGGTCCCAACAAGAAG tctgtctcccGGATCAGTCAGTCAAAGTCTGTCTTCAGTCAGAGTGGCAACAGCAGAGACGTTCTTCCCATTCCCTTCAACCAATCCCAGACCTCCGCACCACACACCAG GTGCTCAGTCCCAGTATGTCTGacgacctgtctgtctgtcagtggcTCTCCTCAGGTGCTCAGTCCCAGTATGTCTGGTCCTCCAAATGTTCAACCCAGGAGAAGCTCAAGACTCTTCACCAGTGCCAGCTCCACTGCCAAG GAGAACAGTAAGAAGTTAAAGATGAAGTTTCCAACAAAAATTccaaacagaaaaactaaatgtaaatcAACCAAGACGTCAAACAGCAGCAACCTGAACGAGAGTCTGGACATCCTGAGACTGGATCCTGGTCTGAGTCTACCTGACACCAAGATCCAGCaccaaagagctgctgcag ACAGCGTCATGGCGTTGCTACGGGAACTGGGGCGCGGTTACCAGGCGCTGTGCTCCTACAACTGCAAAGAAGCCATCAACATCCTGACGTCCCTCCCCCCCCAGCACTACAACACCGGCTGGGTCCTCACCCACATCGGCAGGGCTTACTTTGAGCTGGCTGAGTACACACAG GCGGAGCGTGTGTTTAGCGAGGTTCGCAGGATCGAGTCGTTCAGAGTCGAGGGGATGGAGATTTATTCAACGACTCTGTGGCACCTGCAGAAAGACGTTGCTCTGTCTGCGCTTTCCAAAGACCTGACGGACATGGACAAGAACTGTCCTGAG gccTGGTGTGTTGCAGGAAACTGCTTCAGCCTGCAGCGGGAACATGACATCGCCATAAAGTTCTTCCAGAGAGCGATCCAG gtTGACCCAGGCTTTGCGTATGCTTACACTCTGTTGGGTCATGAGTTTGTTTTGACCGAGGAGTTGGACCGAGCACTCGCCTGCTTCCGAAATGCCATCAGAGTCAACAACCGACACTACAACGCATG gtacGGTCTCGGGATGATTTACTACAAACAGGAGAAGTTCAATTTGGCAGAAATCCATTTCAAGAAAGCTTTGAGCATCAACCCTCAGAGCTCCGTGCTGCTCTGCCACATCGGAGTT gtgcaGCATGCGTTGAAGAAGTCTGATGCAGCTTTAGAAACTCTGAATCGAGCGATCGGGATTGATCCCAAAAACCCGCTCTGCAAATTCCACAGAGCATCGATATTGTTCGCCAACGACAAGTACAAG gcggCTCTTCAGGAGTTGGAGGAGTTGAAGCAGATTGTTCCTAAAGAGTCTCTGGTTTACTTTCTCATAGGAAAG gtgtaTAAGAAGCTGGGACACACCCACCTGGCTCTCATGAACTTCAGCTGGGCGATGGATCTGGATCCTAAAGGAGCAAATAACCAGATCAAAGAAGCCATTGATAAAAGATACCTGCCCGAGGACGAAG CGGAGGTGGACGACAGTCAGGACAGCAGCATCATGACGGACGCTGACGACACGCAGCTCCACACGGCTGAGAGTGATGATGTCCTTTAG
- the cdc27 gene encoding cell division cycle protein 27 homolog isoform X1, translating into MTVLQEPVQAAVWQALNHYAYLDAVFLAERLYAEVRSEEALYLLATCYYRSGKPYKAYRLLKAHSCSTPQVRFLLAKCCVELSKLAEGEQVLIGGVLNKQKSQDDIITEFGDSASFTLSLLGHIYCKTDRVAKGAECFQRSSTLNPFLWSPFQNLCHLGEKPDPDQVFRLSSLQISSIAPPPPSVSPAQNPSHRLDTALMETPQDTLELNRLNLESSNGKLTSDMSVSYIDSSLISPETGSLLGNTVSMASAGSLLAKQNKPKSGRSLLGGPAALSPLTPSFGILPLDPSPGDPTYLQNYSATMETQTTGPNKKSVSRISQSKSVFSQSGNSRDVLPIPFNQSQTSAPHTRCSVPVCLTTCLSVSGSPQVLSPSMSGPPNVQPRRSSRLFTSASSTAKENSKKLKMKFPTKIPNRKTKCKSTKTSNSSNLNESLDILRLDPGLSLPDTKIQHQRAAADSVMALLRELGRGYQALCSYNCKEAINILTSLPPQHYNTGWVLTHIGRAYFELAEYTQAERVFSEVRRIESFRVEGMEIYSTTLWHLQKDVALSALSKDLTDMDKNCPEAWCVAGNCFSLQREHDIAIKFFQRAIQVDPGFAYAYTLLGHEFVLTEELDRALACFRNAIRVNNRHYNAWYGLGMIYYKQEKFNLAEIHFKKALSINPQSSVLLCHIGVVQHALKKSDAALETLNRAIGIDPKNPLCKFHRASILFANDKYKAALQELEELKQIVPKESLVYFLIGKVYKKLGHTHLALMNFSWAMDLDPKGANNQIKEAIDKRYLPEDEAAEVDDSQDSSIMTDADDTQLHTAESDDVL; encoded by the exons ATGACGGTGCTGCAGGAACCGGTCCAG GCTGCTGTGTGGCAGGCTTTGAACCACTACGCCTACCTGGATGCTGTTTTCCTTGCGGAGAGACTTTACGCTGAAG tgaggtcagaggaggCCCTCTACCTGTTGGCAACATGTTATTACCGCTCGGGGAAACCCTACAAGGCGTACCGGTTGCTGAAGGCACACAGCTGCTCCACACCGCAGGTTCGATTCCTTTTGGCAAAATGCTGCGTGGAACTGAGCAA gctCGCTGAAGGTGAGCAGGTTTTGATCGGTGGCGTGCTGAACAAACAGAAGAGtcaagatgacatcatcacagaaTTTGGAGACTCCGCCTCCTTCACGCTATCGTTGCTGGGACATATTTACTG TAAGACAGATCGTGTTGCCAAAGGTGCAGAGTGTTTCCAGAGAAGTTCAACTCTTAATCCGTTCCTCTGGTCGCCTTTCCAGAACCTCTGTCACCTAG GAGAGAAACCAGATCCAGATCAGGTCTTCAGGTTGTCCTCACTACAGATCTCTTCTATAGCCCCACCCCCTCCATCTGTTAGTCCCGCCCAGAACCCGTCCCACCGCCTAGACACCGCCCTAATGGAGACGCCACAGGACACACTG GAGTTGAATCGTTTGAACCTAGAATCTTCTAATGGAAAGCTGACATCTGATATGTCAGTTTCTTACATTGACTCCTCCCTTATCTCCCCGGAAACTGGCTCCCTACTGGGTAACACTGTTTCTATGGCATCAGCTGGCTCCTTATTGGCTAAACAGAACAAACCCAAGAGTGGGAGGAGTTTACTGGGGGGACCTGCTGCACTCAGCCCGCTGACGCCCAG tttTGGAATCCTTCCCCTGGATCCCAGCCCAGGAGACCCCACATATCTACAAAACTATTCAGCTACCATGGAAACACAAACTACAGGTCCCAACAAGAAG tctgtctcccGGATCAGTCAGTCAAAGTCTGTCTTCAGTCAGAGTGGCAACAGCAGAGACGTTCTTCCCATTCCCTTCAACCAATCCCAGACCTCCGCACCACACACCAG GTGCTCAGTCCCAGTATGTCTGacgacctgtctgtctgtcagtggcTCTCCTCAGGTGCTCAGTCCCAGTATGTCTGGTCCTCCAAATGTTCAACCCAGGAGAAGCTCAAGACTCTTCACCAGTGCCAGCTCCACTGCCAAG GAGAACAGTAAGAAGTTAAAGATGAAGTTTCCAACAAAAATTccaaacagaaaaactaaatgtaaatcAACCAAGACGTCAAACAGCAGCAACCTGAACGAGAGTCTGGACATCCTGAGACTGGATCCTGGTCTGAGTCTACCTGACACCAAGATCCAGCaccaaagagctgctgcag ACAGCGTCATGGCGTTGCTACGGGAACTGGGGCGCGGTTACCAGGCGCTGTGCTCCTACAACTGCAAAGAAGCCATCAACATCCTGACGTCCCTCCCCCCCCAGCACTACAACACCGGCTGGGTCCTCACCCACATCGGCAGGGCTTACTTTGAGCTGGCTGAGTACACACAG GCGGAGCGTGTGTTTAGCGAGGTTCGCAGGATCGAGTCGTTCAGAGTCGAGGGGATGGAGATTTATTCAACGACTCTGTGGCACCTGCAGAAAGACGTTGCTCTGTCTGCGCTTTCCAAAGACCTGACGGACATGGACAAGAACTGTCCTGAG gccTGGTGTGTTGCAGGAAACTGCTTCAGCCTGCAGCGGGAACATGACATCGCCATAAAGTTCTTCCAGAGAGCGATCCAG gtTGACCCAGGCTTTGCGTATGCTTACACTCTGTTGGGTCATGAGTTTGTTTTGACCGAGGAGTTGGACCGAGCACTCGCCTGCTTCCGAAATGCCATCAGAGTCAACAACCGACACTACAACGCATG gtacGGTCTCGGGATGATTTACTACAAACAGGAGAAGTTCAATTTGGCAGAAATCCATTTCAAGAAAGCTTTGAGCATCAACCCTCAGAGCTCCGTGCTGCTCTGCCACATCGGAGTT gtgcaGCATGCGTTGAAGAAGTCTGATGCAGCTTTAGAAACTCTGAATCGAGCGATCGGGATTGATCCCAAAAACCCGCTCTGCAAATTCCACAGAGCATCGATATTGTTCGCCAACGACAAGTACAAG gcggCTCTTCAGGAGTTGGAGGAGTTGAAGCAGATTGTTCCTAAAGAGTCTCTGGTTTACTTTCTCATAGGAAAG gtgtaTAAGAAGCTGGGACACACCCACCTGGCTCTCATGAACTTCAGCTGGGCGATGGATCTGGATCCTAAAGGAGCAAATAACCAGATCAAAGAAGCCATTGATAAAAGATACCTGCCCGAGGACGAAG CAGCGGAGGTGGACGACAGTCAGGACAGCAGCATCATGACGGACGCTGACGACACGCAGCTCCACACGGCTGAGAGTGATGATGTCCTTTAG